One window of Sardina pilchardus chromosome 2, fSarPil1.1, whole genome shotgun sequence genomic DNA carries:
- the prom1b gene encoding prominin 1 b, producing MAWKVGLVLLLCWGFSSCEPHEDDTLEPEETARAEMQRDPPQQSLDFGFVPSVVYETHAYYEPGAIGALFHMVHAFLYAVQPNPFPKDLIIKVIQQNMGGIKLEEYQRAIYYQLGFIVLGVMGVLFVVFAPLVGLFFCLCRCCDNCGGEMHQRQRKNADCQRGFYTTMLIATSVFLTGGVLIAYSANHNLSSHIKSTRRLVNTNIRDLKSFANTTPAQIDFLTAQYTTAKNKVLSDLDNIGTILGGRIQSQLEKDVVPALDNALRMTGAMRETKEALENVSTSLEMLQEATGRLQNSLQNERTSLSNTLNDPACSNGDVSHTCNTVRGTLSQLALSANFNRLPDVNAQLANVDDVLKTDLSNIVQKGYSAFNNTPKLVTEQTQNIVSRVKGMLDKVGGEVIGFTKMFPLEPALVNFTLFLTDGQKNIESYYPQIDQLDFYRWIGCVAICCMVVLILAFNFLGLLCGTCGFDKNASPTTRGCLSNTGGNLLMAGVGFSFIFSWALMAIVVSTFVVGGNVEKLICEPLANRELFKIIDTPYMVHPVKKNFLPGMLFNDPNIDLTIGSMYRDCYDNNGLYSSLQLEKKFNFNRFLNGTVYNPELAKVFNSIRVDMEGIVLLEQEGRDNLLNFVNTGVGEIEYEDYLAEVNKGVTVVDLLSFANELEAQADQLPRGALANALKGHSSSIRQIHKEQVVPMEQAMKYVRARSTLSSSIRLLERTAKELPNKVTNVLTAIDSAEYLITNNGSYVVKQETDKFVQRVVGYFKQYTNWVRQSLDAEVAQCKPISNLVDSLEIVACSFIVDSVNTFWFGLGGCCLFLIPSIILSIKLAKYYRRMETEDVFDDLDFANNGFHNEQLQGIHNPVMFSMPSYDTMCRYPRASAPPQQPDW from the exons ATGGCTTGGAAAGTAGGACTCGTACTTCTTCTGTGCTGGGGTTTCAGCTCGTGCGAGCCCCACGAGGATGATACGCTGGAGCCTGAGGAGACAGCGCGCGCAGAAATGCAGAGGGACCCACCGCAGCAAAGTTTAGATTTCGGTTTCGTGCCCTCAGTGGTCTACGAGACACATGCCTATTACGAACCAGGAGCCATCGGGGCACTGTTCCACATGGTGCATGCATTCCTCTATGCGGTTCAGCCAAATCCTTTCCCTAAAG ATCTCATCATTAAAGTGATCCAGCAGAACATGGGTGGGATCAAGCTGGAGGAGTACCAGAGG GCCATCTACTACCAGCTGGGCTTCATCGTGCTGGGCGTGATGGGGGTGCTGTTCGTGGTGTTCGCGCCCCTGGTGGGCCTGTTCTTCTGCTTGTGCCGCTGCTGCGATAACTGCGGAGGGGAGATGCAccagaggcagaggaagaacGCAGACTGCCAGCGCGGCTTCTACACCACCATGCTCATCGCCACCTCCGTCTTCCTCAC tgGTGGAGTGTTGATTGCATATTCAGCCAACCACAACCTGAGTTCCCACATCAAAAGCACCAGGAGACTGGTCAACACCAACATCAGGGACCTCAAGTCCTTTGCCAACACCACACCAGCG cAAATAGACTTCCTGACAGCGCAGTACACCACAGCCAAAAACAAGGTCCTCTCCGACCTGGATA ACATTGGGACGATACTTGGTGGCCGGATTCAAAGCCAGTTAGAGAAAGACGTTGTTCCCGCTCTGGATAATGCCCTACGCATGACTGGAG ccatgCGGGAGACCAAGGAGGCCCTGGAGAACGTCAGCACGTCGCTGGAGATGCTGCAGGAGGCCACGGGCCGTCTGCAGAACAGCCTGCAGAACGAGCGCACGTCCCTGAGCAACACGCTCAACGACCCGGCCTGCTCCAACGGAGACGTCTCGCACACCTGCAACACCGTCAGGGGCACGCTCAGCCAGCTGGCCCTCAGCGCCAACTTCAACAGG CTCCCTGATGTAAATGCCCAGCTGGCCAATGTGGACGATGTCCTTAAAACTGACCTCAGCAATATAGTCCAGAAG GGTTACTCAGCCTTCAATAACACTCCAAAGCTGGTTACAGAGCAGACCCAGAATATAGTCTCAA GGGTGAAGGGCATGCTGGATAAGGTCGGAGGAGAGGTCATCGGCTTCACAAAAATGTTTCCACTGGAGCCGGCTCTGGTCAACTTCACCCTGTTCCTGACAGACGGCCAGAAGAACATTGAGTCCTATTACCCTCAGATCGACCAGCTCGACTTCTACAG gtggatCGGCTGTGTAGCCATCTGCTGCATGGTGGTTCTCATCCTGGCCTTTAACTTTCTGGGCCTGCTGTGTGGAACCTGCGGCTTTGACAAGAACGCCTCCCCCACCACACGGGGCTGCCTGTCCAACACCGGTGGCAACCTCCTCATGGC tgGTGTGGGTTTCAGCTTCATCTTCTCATGGGCACTCATGGCGATCGTGGTGTCCACGTTTGTCGTCGGGGGCAACGTGGAGAAACTGATCTGTGAGCCGCTGGCCAATAGAGAGCTGTTCAAG ATCATTGACACACCATACATGGTGCACCCAGTAAAGAAGAATTTCCTGCCAGGCATGCTGTTTAATGACCCCAACATTGACCTGACCATCGGCAGCATGTACAG gGACTGCTATGACAATAATGGCCTCTATTCATCTCTACAGTTAGAGAAAAAGTTTAACTTCAACAGATTCCTCAATGGCACTGTG TACAACCCAGAGCTGGCCAAGGTGTTTAACAGTATACGGGTGGACATGGAGGGCATAGTGCTGCTGGAACAAGAAGGGAGGGATAATCTGCTCAACTTTGTCAACACTGGCGTTGGCGAGATAGAGTACGAGGACTATCTGGCTGAG GTGAACAAAGGCGTGACTGTGGTGGATTTGTTATCGTTCGCCAACGAACTGGAAGCCCAGGCCGACCAACTG CCCCGGGGAGCCCTGGCCAACGCTCTCAAGGGCCACTCCAGCAGCATCCGCCAGATACACAAGGAGCAGGTGGTGCCCATGGAGCAGGCCatg AAATATGTGCGAGCTCGG AGTACTCTGAGTTCCAGTATCAGGCTGCTGGAGAGAACAGCCAAGGAGCTGCCG AATAAAGTCACCAATGTACTGACTGCCATCGACTCTGCAGAGTATCTCATCACCAACAACGGCTCATATGTTGTCAAACAG GAAACAGACAAGTTTGTGCAGAGGGTGGTGGGGTATTTCAAACAATACACAAACTGGGTCAGACAATCG CTCGACGCCGAGGTGGCCCAGTGCAAGCCCATCAGTAACCTGGTGGACTCCCTGGAGATCGTAGCCTGCAGCTTCATAGTGGATTCTGTG aacactTTCTGGTTTGGACTCGGTGGGTGCTGTTTGTTCTTAATCCCAAGCATCATTCTGTCTATAAAACTGGCCAAATACTACAGGAGAATGGAGACAGAGGATGTTTTTGATGA TTTGGATTTTGCTAATAATGGTTTTCATAATGAACAATTGCAAGGCATTCACAATCCAGTCATGTTCAG CATGCCGTCTTATGACACTATGTGTCGGTACCCTCGAGCCTCGGCCCCTCCTCAGCAGCCCGACTGGtga